One genomic region from Branchiostoma lanceolatum isolate klBraLanc5 chromosome 7, klBraLanc5.hap2, whole genome shotgun sequence encodes:
- the LOC136438653 gene encoding uncharacterized protein isoform X2 yields MSMYQGGGSNSQDDGTVHVIDMRSDTITKPTPAMRQAMANAEVGDDVYGEDPTVNALQEKAAELFGMEAALFFPTGTMGNLCSVMAHCWERGSEMLLGDCAHILIYEQGGSAQLGSVHPRTVRNKPDGTFDLEEVESKIRTNDPHLPITRLICVENTQNICGGRVLPLSFLKEVRSLADKHKLLVHMDGARLMNAAVSLNVPPSEILQYCDSVSMCLSKGLGAPVGSVVGGKKDFIARCVRLRKVLGGGMRQAGILAAAGLLALTDGAARLHQDHDNARAIAEGIHGMDPSVLHIDLDTVQSNIILYHLVSHAVTPSQFCDMLNTYDPKDDLDVNIRVVMFPFDLGRSIRCVTHHHITAEDVQLVLKKFRVVVDRVAAMAGKSADKSSS; encoded by the exons ATGTCTATGTACCAAGGAGGTGGGTCGAACAGTCAGGACGATGGCACTGTCCATGTTATCGACATGCGCAGCGACACCATCACCAAACCTACCCCGGCCATGCGCCAGGCGATGGCCAATGCTGAGGTCGGAGATGACGTCTATGGGGAGGACCCTACTGTAAATG CTCTTCAAGAAAAGGCTGCAGAACTCTTCGGAATGGAGGCAGCCCTTTTTTTCCCCACTGGAACCATGGGGAACTTATGCTCTG TCATGGCCCACTGCTGGGAGCGTGGCTCTGAGATGCTGCTAGGTGACTGTGCTCACATTTTGATATACGAACAGGGTGGATCTGCACAG TTGGGAAGTGTCCACCCCAGGACGGTCAGAAACAAACCAGACGGTACATTTGACCTTGAGGAGGTGGAGTCCAAGATCAGGACAAATGACCCCCACCTGCCCATCACCCGGCTCATCTGTGTGGAgaacacccagaacatctgtgGGGGGCGGGTGCTACCACTCAGCTTTCTCAAGGAG GTACGGAGTCTTGCTGACAAACACAAACTTCTCGTCCATATGGATGGAGCTCGACTGATGAATGCAGCAGTGTCATTGAATGTGCCACCTAGTGAAATCCTGCAGTACTGCGACTCTGTCAGTATGTGCTTGTCCAAG GGCCTGGGGGCCCCAGTTGGCTCTGTTGTAGGTGGCAAGAAAGACTTCATTGCGAG GTGTGTGCGGCTGCGTAAGGTGCTCGGTGGTGGAATGCGGCAAGCAGGTATTCTAGCTGCAGCTGGTCTCCTGGCCCTCACAGATGGCGCTGCCAGGCTACATCAGGATCATGACAATGCCAGGGCCATTGCAGAGG GAATCCACGGCATGGACCCGTCCGTGTTACATATTGACCTTGACACCGTGCAGAGTAACATCATCTTGTACCACCTGGTGTCACACGCCGTGACCCCCAGCCAGTTCTGCGACATGCTAAACACCTACGACCCCAAGGACGATCTCGATGTGAACATTCGAGTTGTAATGTTTCCTTTTGATCTTGGACGTTCAATTCGCTGTGTGACCCATCATCACATCACCGCAGAAGATGTTCAACTTGTGCTTAAGAAATTCAGGGTTGTTGTAGACAGGGTGGCTGCAATGGCAGGCAAGAGTGCTGACAAAAGCAGTAGCTAA
- the LOC136438649 gene encoding GDH/6PGL endoplasmic bifunctional protein-like encodes MTASAVIRKVAAIVFLITVLSTQQAYSKHTNVVLVGATGDLAKKYLWQGFFDLYQTEIAKGNSFSFYGGGRNNAEAGGPLLREIVTQNRKCSTEIDSCIQQREKFVEIVEYHRLKSEDDYVELCKTIEENLKQSELDECGRLFYLSVPPFAYPGVSANIHKFCRPKGPDAWLRVVVEKPFGHDLPSAEELVESLSEFFSEEELYRVDHYLGKQAVEEILPFRRGNWDLEAMWNAEHIERVEVVMKETIDVKGRLSFFDSYGIIRDVLQNHLTEILTLVAMDTPQRGDRSDFQQKKLDLYSQIQPFSSEGSLIGQYEEYNSQWQEELKKEDKDSSQSATFAAVVFTINSDRWKNVPFVVMAGKKLDERVGYVRVVFRKLLADENCIERACPHNQVIFHIGHGKLKVPAVLVSKGLPKPVVPIGWVEHEPPADMEIFDLPASAYHVYTPKVVRDAYSSLIESVYRGQSDRFVSSPNLLASWRIWTPLLKELEGKEPRKYPGGKEDSTLQYVLVDDKLYFLSDLIVDRDDAFAFSASSSPGTLNLATLPSVFRGQKLVLGESDKVISQLANDIKDIALQTLQTKELFHIAFSGGKSPLKLLNYFVLESERMGFPWKQTLIWFVDERCVPHNDERSNFYFVEKNLLRYLNIPMYNVNPMPVGGAYEECDVNGADRHHSKVSNILDGAFDYVLLGVGSDGHTASLFPGSPALHEQEKYVAITDATGDAEVKQRMTITFASINKSQNVGVLVLGKGKHGIVKKLQDGGVDLEKLPITGVQPKQDSMTWYIDHQALFGQE; translated from the exons atgactgcATCAGCCGTTATCAGGAAGGTAGCCGCCATTGTCTTTCTCATCACAGTCCTCTCTACACAACAAGCATACAGCAAACACACCAATGTAGTCCTTGTTGGAGCCACAGGTGATCTGGCTAAGAAATATCTGTGGCAAGGCTTCTTTGACTTGTACCAGACAGAAATTGCAAAGGGGAACAGTTTTTCCTTCTACGGAGGCGGAAGGAATAACGCAGAGGCAGGTGGTCCACTTTTACGAGAGATCGTAACACAGAATAGGAAATGTTCCACCGAAATTGATAGCTGTATCCAACAGAGGGAAAAGTTCGTTGAAATTGTGGAATACCACAGATTGAAGTCGGAAGATGACTATGTAGAGCTGTGCAAAACCATTGAGGAAAACCTCAAGCAATCGGAGCTAGACGAATGCGGACGACTCTTCTACCTCTCCGTACCTCCGTTTGCTTATCCAGGTGTTTCTGCCAACATACACAAGTTCTGCAGGCCCAAGGGGCCTGATGCTTGGCTACGAGTCGTGGTGGAGAAACCGTTCGGACACGACCTACCGTCTGCGGAAGAACTGGTGGAGAGTTTGTCAGAGTTCTTCTCAGAGGAAGAGCTGTACCGCGTGGATCACTACCTCGGGAAGCAGGCGGTGGAGGAGATCTTACCGTTCCGGCGCGGGAACTGGGACCTGGAGGCCATGTGGAATGCGGAGCACATAGAGAGGGTAGAGGTGGTCATGAAGGAGACCATCGACGTGAAAG GTCGATTGAGCTTCTTTGACAGCTATGGCATCATCAGGGATGTTCTACAGAACCACCTGACTGAGATCCTGACTCTAGTTGCCATGGATACGCCACAGAGAGGTGACCGCAGTGACTTCCAGCAAAAGAAACTGGACCTTTACAGCCAAATCCAACCTTTTAGTTCAGAGggctctctgattggtcagtatgAAGAATACAACAGCCAATGGCAAGAAGAGTTGAAAAAGGAAGACAAGGACAGCAGCCAATCAGCAACTTTTGCTGCAGTTGTCTTTACCATAAACAGTGACAGGTGGAAGAATGTGCCATTTGTAGTAATGGCCGGTAAAAAGCTAGATGAGAGAGTTGGATATGTAAGAGTTGTTTTCAGGAAGCTGTTGGCAGATGAAAACTGTATAGAGAGGGCTTGTCCTCATAATCAGGTGATTTTCCATATCGGACATGGCAAACTTAAAGTTCCTGCTGTGCTAGTTTCAAAGGGCCTTCCCAAACCAGTCGTGCCAATTGGGTGGGTTGAACATGAACCACCTGCAGACATGGAGATTTTCGATCTCCCAGCAAGTGCCTATCACGTATACACTCCCAAAGTTGTCAGGGACGCTTACAGTTCCCTTATTGAGTCCGTGTACCGTGGCCAGAGTGACCGTTTTGTCAGCTCCCCAAACTTGCTTGCATCTTGGAGAATCTGGACTCCTCTCCTTAAAGAACTTGAAGGAAAGGAACCAAGGAAGTACCCTGGCGGAAAGGAAGACTCAACGCTGCAGTATGTCTTAGTCGATGACAAGTTATATTTCCTGTCAGATCTGATAGTTGACAGAGATGATGCCTTTGCATTCTCAGCATCCTCTTCCCCTGGCACATTGAACCTGGCTACTCTGCCATCTGTGTTTAGGGGTCAAAAGTTAGTGTTAGGGGAAAGCGACAAGGTCATTTCTCAACTGGCCAACGACATCAAAGACATAGCCTTACAAACTCTCCAAACAAAGGAACTTTTCCACATCGCGTTCTCGGGTGGCAAGAGTCCCCTGAAGCTGCTGAACTATTTCGTCCTGGAGTCCGAGAGGATGGGGTTTCCATGGAAACAGACCCTTATCTGGTTTGTGGACGAGCGATGCGTCCCCCACAACGACGAAAGGTCCAACTTCTACTTTGTGGAAAAGAATCTTCTCCGCTACCTGAACATCCCAATGTACAATGTCAATCCTATGCCGGTGGGGGGAGCTTATGAAGAGTGCGACGTAAACGGGGCCGACCGACATCACAGCAAAGTCTCCAACATCCTAGACGGTGCCTTTGACTACGTCTTACTGGGTGTGGGGTCTGACGGACACACGGCTTCGCTTTTTCCGGGATCCCCTGCACTGCACGAGCAGGAAAAATATGTCGCAATCACCGACGCGACGGGAGACGCAGAGGTGAAGCAGAGGATGACCATAACATTTGCATCCATCAACAAGTCCCAGAATGTTGGCGTTCTTGTCCTCGGGAAGGGGAAGCACGGCATTGTTAAAAAGCTCCAGGATGGAGGGGTTGACTTGGAAAAGTTGCCCATAACAGGAGTTCAGCCAAAGCAGGACAGCATGACTTGGTACATAGACCACCAAGCCCTGTTTGGGCAGGAGTAG
- the LOC136438656 gene encoding uncharacterized protein, whose product MYQGGGSNSQDDGAVRVIDMRSDTITKPTPAMRQAMANAEVGDDVLGEDPTVNALQEKAAKLLGMEAALFVPSGTMGNFCSIMAHCWERGSEMLLGDCAHIFIYEQGGSAQLGGIHPRTVRNKPDGTFDLEEVESKVRTSDPHLPITRLICVENTQNICGGRVLPLSFLKELRDLADRHKLAVHMDGARLMNAAASLNVPPSEILQYCDSVSMCLSKGLGAPVGSVIGGKKDFIARCVRLRKVLGGGMRQSGVLAAAGLLALTEGAARLHQDHDNARTIAEGIQRLDPSVLQIDLEAVQSNIIVFNLVSHVVTPDQFCEMLNTYDTKDDLDLNIRVSMSPTGFKRGIRCVTHLHITAEDAQLVLKKFRIVVDRVAVMSGKSVDK is encoded by the exons ATGTACCAAGGAGGTGGGTCGAACAGTCAGGACGATGGTGCTGTCCGTGTTATCGACATGCGCAGCGACACCATCACCAAACCTACGCCGGCCATGCGCCAGGCGATGGCCAATGCTGAGGTTGGGGACGATGTCCTTGGGGAGGACCCTACTGTGAATG CTCTACAAGAAAAGGCTGCAAAGCTGCTTGGAATGGAGGCAGCCCTGTTTGTTCCCTCTGGAACCATGGGAAACTTCTGCTCAA TCATGGCCCACTGCTGGGAGCGTGGCTCAGAGATGCTGCTAGGAGACTGTGCTCACATCTTTATATACGAACAGGGTGGATCTGCACAG TTGGGAGGTATTCACCCCAGAACTGTCAGGAACAAACCAGACGGTACATTTGACCTTGAGGAGGTGGAGTCCAAGGTCAGGACGAGCGACCCCCATCTGCCCATCACCCGGCTCATCTGTGTGGAgaacacccagaacatctgtgGGGGACGGGTGCTACCACTCAGCTTTCTCAAGGAG CTGCGAGACCTTGCTGACAGACACAAGCTCGCTGTCCATATGGACGGGGCTCGGCTGATGAATGCTGCAGCGTCACTGAATGTACCACCTAGTGAAATCCTGCAGTACTGCGACTCTGTTAGCATGTGCCTGTCCAAG GGCCTGGGTGCTCCTGTTGGCTCTGTCATAGGTGGCAAGAAAGACTTCATCGCAAG GTGTGTGCGGCTGCGTAAGGTACTCGGTGGTGGAATGCGGCAGTCAGGTGTTCTAGCTGCAGCTGGTCTCCTGGCCCTCACAGAAGGTGCTGCCAGGCTACATCAGGATCATGACAATGCCAGGACCATTGCAGAGG GAATCCAACGTCTGGACCCGTCAGTGTTACAGATCGACCTGGAAGCCGTGCAGAGTAACATCATCGTGTTTAATCTCGTGTCACACGTCGTGACCCCCGACCAGTTCTGCGAGATGCTCAACACCTACGACACCAAAGACGACCTTGATCTGAACATCCGTGTTTCAATGTCTCCTACGGGCTTCAAACGTGGAATTCGTTGTGTCACCCATCTCCACATCACTGCCGAAGATGCCCAGCTTGTGCTGAAAAAATTCAGGATTGTCGTAGACAGGGTGGCTGTCATGTCAGGCAAGAGTGTGGATAAATGa
- the LOC136438653 gene encoding uncharacterized protein isoform X1 yields MFFSTSCSRILTSTLHKTLFTRKAHLISFIDRGRIPLPLCKSTRSLPVQLCRTMSMYQGGGSNSQDDGTVHVIDMRSDTITKPTPAMRQAMANAEVGDDVYGEDPTVNALQEKAAELFGMEAALFFPTGTMGNLCSVMAHCWERGSEMLLGDCAHILIYEQGGSAQLGSVHPRTVRNKPDGTFDLEEVESKIRTNDPHLPITRLICVENTQNICGGRVLPLSFLKEVRSLADKHKLLVHMDGARLMNAAVSLNVPPSEILQYCDSVSMCLSKGLGAPVGSVVGGKKDFIARCVRLRKVLGGGMRQAGILAAAGLLALTDGAARLHQDHDNARAIAEGIHGMDPSVLHIDLDTVQSNIILYHLVSHAVTPSQFCDMLNTYDPKDDLDVNIRVVMFPFDLGRSIRCVTHHHITAEDVQLVLKKFRVVVDRVAAMAGKSADKSSS; encoded by the exons ATGTTTTTTTCGACCTCCTGCAGTAGAATACTGACTTCTACTTTGCACAAGACACTTTTCACCAGGAAAGcacatttgatttcatttatAGACAGAGGAAGAATCCCTCTACCTTTGTGTAAAAGTACCAGGTCATTACCAGTGCAGCTCTGCAGAACTATGTCTATGTACCAAGGAGGTGGGTCGAACAGTCAGGACGATGGCACTGTCCATGTTATCGACATGCGCAGCGACACCATCACCAAACCTACCCCGGCCATGCGCCAGGCGATGGCCAATGCTGAGGTCGGAGATGACGTCTATGGGGAGGACCCTACTGTAAATG CTCTTCAAGAAAAGGCTGCAGAACTCTTCGGAATGGAGGCAGCCCTTTTTTTCCCCACTGGAACCATGGGGAACTTATGCTCTG TCATGGCCCACTGCTGGGAGCGTGGCTCTGAGATGCTGCTAGGTGACTGTGCTCACATTTTGATATACGAACAGGGTGGATCTGCACAG TTGGGAAGTGTCCACCCCAGGACGGTCAGAAACAAACCAGACGGTACATTTGACCTTGAGGAGGTGGAGTCCAAGATCAGGACAAATGACCCCCACCTGCCCATCACCCGGCTCATCTGTGTGGAgaacacccagaacatctgtgGGGGGCGGGTGCTACCACTCAGCTTTCTCAAGGAG GTACGGAGTCTTGCTGACAAACACAAACTTCTCGTCCATATGGATGGAGCTCGACTGATGAATGCAGCAGTGTCATTGAATGTGCCACCTAGTGAAATCCTGCAGTACTGCGACTCTGTCAGTATGTGCTTGTCCAAG GGCCTGGGGGCCCCAGTTGGCTCTGTTGTAGGTGGCAAGAAAGACTTCATTGCGAG GTGTGTGCGGCTGCGTAAGGTGCTCGGTGGTGGAATGCGGCAAGCAGGTATTCTAGCTGCAGCTGGTCTCCTGGCCCTCACAGATGGCGCTGCCAGGCTACATCAGGATCATGACAATGCCAGGGCCATTGCAGAGG GAATCCACGGCATGGACCCGTCCGTGTTACATATTGACCTTGACACCGTGCAGAGTAACATCATCTTGTACCACCTGGTGTCACACGCCGTGACCCCCAGCCAGTTCTGCGACATGCTAAACACCTACGACCCCAAGGACGATCTCGATGTGAACATTCGAGTTGTAATGTTTCCTTTTGATCTTGGACGTTCAATTCGCTGTGTGACCCATCATCACATCACCGCAGAAGATGTTCAACTTGTGCTTAAGAAATTCAGGGTTGTTGTAGACAGGGTGGCTGCAATGGCAGGCAAGAGTGCTGACAAAAGCAGTAGCTAA